The following proteins come from a genomic window of Trichoplusia ni isolate ovarian cell line Hi5 chromosome 28, tn1, whole genome shotgun sequence:
- the LOC113506082 gene encoding uncharacterized protein LOC113506082 isoform X2: protein MAITLQSLYNELKEIRTYLIKIGPKRRQGHILESKLSEANIVHEQFECWLNTYKSKLRNDDDDDPVVHSFCKQFLTLFNEIVDLCQSDKNSEDFVTMSTFDLKTALNLLPCMTDTEANTKQLIDNIEYYNSLLDKDVYFGNQLSELFVDLTISQANGKSENYSILKPLNENIAIKKFADALRDRRLSTIIAARNFSTLKDAIQAAMDEEVTTASGSGEIMEDKDEVFEEISEDGISRSRPEVHRREDIGSAVNNIEVSPEENKGYVNNLMLTL, encoded by the exons ATGGCAATTACTTTACAGTCGttatataatgaattaaaagagatcagaacttatttaataaaaataggccCAAAGAGAAGACAAGGTCATATTTTAGAAAGCAAACTAAGTGAAGCTAATATAGTGCATGAGCAATTTGAATGCTGGTTAAATACATATAAGTCAAAATTAAGAAATGACGACGATGATGATCCAGTTGTGcatagtttttgtaaacaatttttaacgttatttaatgaaattgtagATTTATGTCAAAGCGATAAAAATTCCGAAGATTTTGTTACAATGAGTACTTTTGATTTAAAGACTGCCTTGAACTTATTGCCCTGTATGACAGATACAGAGGCTAATACGAAGCAATTAATTGACaatatagaatattataattctttattGGACAAGGATGTAT ATTTTGGAAACCAACTATCAGAATTATTTGTTGACCTTACAATTTCGCAAGCGAACGGCAAGTCAGAAAATTACAGCATTTTAAAGccattaaatgaaaatatagcTATCAAAAAATTCGCCGACGCCTTGCGAGATCGTAGGCTCAGTACTATTATTGCTGCCAGGAATTTTAGCACTTTGAAGGACGCAATCCAGGCTGCCATGGATGAGGAGGTCACCACCGCGTCGGGTTCGGGCGAAATTATGG AGGACAAGGACGAGGTTTTCGAGGAAATCAGCGAGGATGGCATCAGCAGGTCACGACCCGAGGTGCACCGACGCGAGGACATCGGTTCAGCGGTCAACAATATAGAGGTAAGTCCAGAAGAAAACAAGGGATATGTCAACAACCTAATGTTAACGTTATAG
- the LOC113506082 gene encoding uncharacterized protein LOC113506082 isoform X1: MAITLQSLYNELKEIRTYLIKIGPKRRQGHILESKLSEANIVHEQFECWLNTYKSKLRNDDDDDPVVHSFCKQFLTLFNEIVDLCQSDKNSEDFVTMSTFDLKTALNLLPCMTDTEANTKQLIDNIEYYNSLLDKDVYFGNQLSELFVDLTISQANGKSENYSILKPLNENIAIKKFADALRDRRLSTIIAARNFSTLKDAIQAAMDEEVTTASGSGEIMGMHKTFYSYHNRGQKYNFRGNRGGFYNSNSSYRGQGRGFRGNQRGWHQQVTTRGAPTRGHRFSGQQYRGKSRRKQGICQQPNVNVIDEERFLNSLPNTEPQSSQSNVTETFFRDQ; this comes from the exons ATGGCAATTACTTTACAGTCGttatataatgaattaaaagagatcagaacttatttaataaaaataggccCAAAGAGAAGACAAGGTCATATTTTAGAAAGCAAACTAAGTGAAGCTAATATAGTGCATGAGCAATTTGAATGCTGGTTAAATACATATAAGTCAAAATTAAGAAATGACGACGATGATGATCCAGTTGTGcatagtttttgtaaacaatttttaacgttatttaatgaaattgtagATTTATGTCAAAGCGATAAAAATTCCGAAGATTTTGTTACAATGAGTACTTTTGATTTAAAGACTGCCTTGAACTTATTGCCCTGTATGACAGATACAGAGGCTAATACGAAGCAATTAATTGACaatatagaatattataattctttattGGACAAGGATGTAT ATTTTGGAAACCAACTATCAGAATTATTTGTTGACCTTACAATTTCGCAAGCGAACGGCAAGTCAGAAAATTACAGCATTTTAAAGccattaaatgaaaatatagcTATCAAAAAATTCGCCGACGCCTTGCGAGATCGTAGGCTCAGTACTATTATTGCTGCCAGGAATTTTAGCACTTTGAAGGACGCAATCCAGGCTGCCATGGATGAGGAGGTCACCACCGCGTCGGGTTCGGGCGAAATTATGGGTAtgcataaaactttttattcttaTCATAACAGaggacaaaaatataattttagaggAAATCGAGGAGGCTTCTACAACTCAAACTCTTCATATAGAGGACAAGGACGAGGTTTTCGAGGAAATCAGCGAGGATGGCATCAGCAGGTCACGACCCGAGGTGCACCGACGCGAGGACATCGGTTCAGCGGTCAACAATATAGAGGTAAGTCCAGAAGAAAACAAGGGATATGTCAACAACCTAATGTTAACGTTATAGATGAAGAAcgctttttaaattcattgccTAATACAGAGCCCCAAAGTTCACAATCGAATGTGACTGAAACATTTTTTCGTGACCAATAA